In Vigna unguiculata cultivar IT97K-499-35 chromosome 3, ASM411807v1, whole genome shotgun sequence, a single genomic region encodes these proteins:
- the LOC114174879 gene encoding homeobox-leucine zipper protein ATHB-14-like → MALCMQRDSVLNRLMDCGKYVRYTPEQVEALERVYAECPKPSSSRRQQLIRDCPILSNIEQKQIKVWFQNRRCREKQRKEASRLQTVNRKLSAMNKLLMEENDRLQKQVSQLVYDNGYMKQQIHTASATTTDNSCESVVVSGQNQQQNPKTQHPQWDANNPAGLFAIAQETLAAFLSKATGTAVNWVQMIGMKPGPDSIGIVAVSSNCSGVAARACGLVSLEPAKVAEILKDRPSWYRDCRCLNVVNVFPTGNGGTIELMYMQTYAPTTLAAARDFWTLRYTTTLEDGSLVICERSLTSSTGGPTGPSASNFVRAEMLPSGYLIRSCEGGGSIIHIVDHIDLDVWSVPEVLRPLYESSKFLAQKLTTAALRHVKQIAQESSGEVHYGGGRQPAVLRTFSQRLCKGFNDAVNGFVDDGWSPIGNDGVEDVTIAINSSPNKFFGSHYNTSMLPTFGGGVLCAKASMLLQNVPPALLVRFLREHRSEWADYGVDAYSAACLKASPYAVPCARPSGFPSSQVILPLAHTIEHEEFLEVVRIEGNAFPPDDVALACDMYLLQLCSGVDENAIGACAQLVFAPIDESFADDALLLPSGFRIIPLDPKTDVPASTRTLDLASALDTGSGNARAAGETDPNNYNLRSVLTIAFQFTFENHVRDNVAVMARQYVRNVVRSVQRVAMAIAPSRLNTELGSKSLTGPPEALTLARWICRSYRLHTCTELFRVESTSGDAILKQLWHHSDAILCCSVKTNASPVFTFANQAGLDMLETTLVALQDIMLDKVLDESGRKLLCIEFSKIMQQGFAYLPGGICVSSMNRPVSYEQAIACKVLDDNDSNHCLAFVFMNWSFV, encoded by the exons ATGGCTCTTTGTATGCAGAGAGATTCGGTATTGAACAGGCTCATGGATTGTGGCAAGTATGTGAGGTACACTCCTGAACAGGTAGAGGCTTTGGAGAGGGTGTATGCCGAGTGTCCCAAGCCTAGCTCTTCCAGAAGGCAACAACTCATTAGGGATTGCCCTATCCTTTCCAACATTGAACAAAAGCAGATCAAAGTATGGTTCCAGAATCGCAG ATGTCGCGAAAAGCAGAGGAAGGAGGCCTCTCGTCTTCAGACAGTGAATAGAAAGCTGTCGGCGATGAACAAGTTGTTAATGGAAGAAAATGACCGTCTGCAGAAGCAGGTCTCACAGTTGGTTTATGATAATGGATACATGAAACAACAAATACACACT GCATCTGCTACTACTACTGACAATAGCTGTGAGTCTGTGGTAGTGAGTGGTCAGAACCAACAGCAAAACCCAAAAACTCAGCATCCTCAGTGGGATGCCAACAACCCAGCTGG TCTTTTTGCAATTGCTCAAGAGACCCTGGCAGCTTTTCTTTCCAAAGCTACTGGAACTGCTGTCAACTGGGTTCAAATGATTGGGATGAAG CCTGGTCCGGATTCTATTGGAATCGTTGCTGTTTCCTCCAACTGTAGTGGGGTAGCAGCAAGAGCATGTGGCCTTGTGAGCCTAGAGCCCGCTAAG GTCGCTGAGATTCTCAAAGATCGTCCATCATGGTATCGTGACTGTCGATGCCTCAATGTAGTAAACGTATTCCCCACAGGGAATGGGGGCACAATAGAGCTCATGTACATGCAG ACATATGCTCCGACAACCTTGGCAGCTGCAAGAGACTTCTGGACTCTAAGATATACTACAACATTGGAAGATGGAAGTCTTGTG ATTTGTGAGAGGTCTTTGACTTCTTCAACCGGCGGCCCAACAGGGCCTTCTGCTTCAAACTTTGTGAGAGCTGAAATGCTTCCTAGTGGCTATCTAATTAGATCCTGTGAGGGTGGTGGGTCTATTATTCACATTGTTGATCACATTGATCTGGAT GTTTGGAGTGTTCCTGAAGTACTGAGACCCCTCTATGAATCTTCAAAATTCTTAGCTCAGAAATTGACTACTGCT GCCTTGCGACATGTGAAACAAATTGCACAAGAATCAAGTGGAGAAGTTCATTATGGTGGTGGTCGTCAACCTGCTGTCTTGAGAACATTTAGTCAAAGGCTTTGCAA AGGGTTCAATGATGCTGTCAATGGGTTTGTGGATGATGGTTGGTCGCCGATAGGTAATGATGGGGTGGAAGATGTGACCATAGCCATAAACTCATCTCCCAACAAGTTTTTTGGTTCCCATTACAATACATCCATGCTTCCAACATTTGGAGGTGGGGTTCTGTGTGCCAAGGCATCAATGCTCCTGCAG AATGTTCCTCCTGCTTTGCTTGTTCGATTTTTGAGGGAACATCGTTCTGAGTGGGCTGATTATGGGGTTGATGCATACTCTGCTGCATGTCTCAAAGCTAGTCCCTATGCAGTTCCTTGTGCAAGACCTAGTGGCTTCCCAAGCAGCCAGGTGATTTTGCCACTTGCTCATACTATTGAGCATGAAGAG TTCTTGGAGGTAGTTCGAATTGAGGGTAATGCATTTCCCCCTGATGATGTAGCTTTGGCGTGTGATATGTATCTATTGCAG CTTTGCAGTGGAGTTGATGAAAATGCAATTGGAGCATGCGCACAGCTTGTGTTTGCACCTATCGATGAATCTTTTGCAGATGATGCTCTGTTACTTCCTTCTGGTTTCCGCATCATACCACTGGATCCTAAAACT GATGTTCCAGCTTCAACTAGGACATTGGATTTGGCATCAGCACTAGACACAGGATCTGGTAATGCTCGTGCTGCTGGTGAAACTGATCCTAACAACTACAACCTTAGGTCAGTGCTCACAATTGCATTCCAGTTTACTTTTGAGAACCATGTACGGGACAATGTGGCGGTTATGGCTCGCCAATATGTGCGCAATGTTGTGAGATCAGTTCAGAGGGTTGCCATGGCAATTGCACCCTCCCGGCTCAATACAGAGTTAGGGTCAAAATCACTTACTGGTCCACCAGAGGCTCTTACCTTGGCAAGATGGATCTGCAGAAGCTACAG GCTTCACACCTGCACAGAGCTTTTCAGAGTTGAGTCCACATCTGGGGATGCAATCTTGAAGCAACTTTGGCACCATTCAGATGCAATATTATGCTGTTCTGTAAAAACTAAT GCATCTCCAGTTTTCACCTTTGCCAACCAAGCTGGACTTGATATGCTTGAAACCACTCTTGTTGCTCTTCAAGACATAATGCTGGATAAAGTTCTTGATGAATCTGGCAGGAAGCTTCTCTGCATTGAGTTCTCCAAGATAATGCAACAG GGTTTTGCATATCTTCCAGGTGGAATATGTGTATCAAGTATGAATCGACCAGTGTCGTATGAACAGGCCATTGCATGCAAAGTTTTGGATGATAATGATTCCAATCACTGCCTTGCCTTTGTGTTCATGAACTGGTCTTTTGTCTAA
- the LOC114179032 gene encoding translocase of chloroplast 159, chloroplastic: MDSSESSFPQTSVLLSDQSPSLDTASDSDNDGFVSGEEGDFEPESTRPILVKPSVPVEESKLDGPLQEAHRPIAKVTEDDDGSVEDADDDVAEGDADGVVWQKSGEREESGEAVKDGDFSDSNEVFVEASGGDDREAPFENGVDADKGFEGEGVELDGRGEEEKAVEEVHDGRTTHLDSVVVDEKGEDEGGVVEKDGGGGVEAVVDGVEVNLLGSGVVVVGDELDVKESQIKGLDEAAGVSLDNGFDAIDKVGEVDDDGDVVVGGADESVVQNVDGPDGVIGGDGEPGENGVSGDGLKSDIVVPREEGGGSEFVEQNEVKKEDDVEGEIENHVEEKGDDEVEGGHHGEREIEGLVSDEKIESSGEKVEEVENVGSHDDDDEREINGSVSDGKGEEVEEVVYGSNAAAANKFLEDLELQQQSRASGSSRDEGIDGQIVTDSDEEETDDEGVGKELFDTATLAALLKAASGGDQDGGSITITSQDGSRLFSVERPAGLGSSLQSGKPAMRPTRPNIFSPSISRASAVTDSNLSEEEKKKLNKLQEIRVKYLRLVHRLGFTTEESIAAQVLYRMTLVAGRQSGQMFSLESAKETATRLEAEGRDDLDFSVNILVLGKAGVGKSATINSIFGETKTSINSCGPATTAVTEIVGVVDGVKIRIFDTPGLKTSAFEQNFNTKVLSAVKKLTKKSPPDIVLYVDRLDLQTRDMNDLPMLRSITSVLGSSIWRNVIVTLTHAASAPPDGPSGAPLSYDVFVAQRSHIVQQTIGQAVGDLRLMNPSLMNPVSLVENHPSCRKNRDGQKVLPNGQSWRPLLLLLCFSMKILSEAGNASKAQESFDHRRLFGFRTRSPPLPYLLSWLLQSRTYPKLPADQGGADNGDSDTEMADLSDSDLDEDEDEYDQLPPFKPMKKSQVAKLTKEQQKAYLEEYEYRVKLLQKKQWREELRRMREMKKRGNAKVDNYGYPEEDDQENGTPAAVPVPLPDMALPPSFDSDNPAYRYRFLEPTSQLLTRPVLDNHGWDHDCGYDGVNIEHSLAIINKFPTGVTVQITKDKKDFSIHLDSSVAAKLGENGSAMAGFDIQNIGKQLAYIVRGETKFKNFKRNKTSGGVSVTFLGENVSTGVKIEDQIAVGKRLVLVGSTGIVKSQTDSACGANLEVRLREADFPIGQDQSSLSLSLVKWRGDLALGANLQSQFSLGRSYKMAVRAGLNNKLSGQISVRTSSSDQLQIALVAIYPIAKAIYKNFWPGASENYSIY, translated from the coding sequence ATGGATTCTTCAGAATCTTCTTTTCCCCAAACCTCTGTTCTTCTTTCTGATCAATCGCCGTCTCTTGACACCGCCTCAGACTCCGACAACGACGGCTTTGTCAGTGGTGAGGAGGGGGATTTTGAGCCGGAGTCCACCAGGCCCATTCTTGTGAAACCTTCTGTGCCGGTTGAGGAGTCTAAGCTTGATGGGCCTCTCCAAGAGGCCCACCGGCCCATTGCTAAGGTCACCGAGGACGACGATGGTTCCGTTGAGGACGCGGATGATGACGTTGCCGAGGGTGATGCGGACGGTGTCGTTTGGCAGAAGAGCGGTGAGAGGGAGGAATCGGGGGAGGCGGTGAAGGACGGGGATTTTAGCGATAGTAACGAGGTGTTTGTGGAGGCTTCTGGCGGTGATGATAGAGAGGCTCCTTTTGAGAATGGAGTGGATGCTGATAAAGGGTTTGAGGGTGAGGGTGTGGAATTGGATGGGAGAGGGGAGGAAGAGAAGGCGGTGGAGGAAGTTCATGACGGTAGGACAACTCATTTGGATTCTGTGGTTGTTGATGAGAAAGGTGAGGATGAGGGTGGTGTTGTTGAAAaggatggtggtggtggtgtggaGGCTGTTGTTGATGGTGTGGAGGTTAACCTGTTGGGGTCTggggttgttgttgttggggATGAGCTGGATGTTAAGGAGTCTCAGATTAAAGGTTTGGATGAGGCGGCTGGGGTGAGTTTGGATAATGGTTTTGATGCCATTGATAAGGTTGGTGAGGTTGATGATGATGGCGATGTTGTAGTTGGTGGGGCTGATGAGTCTGTTGTTCAAAATGTTGATGGCCCCGATGGTGTTATTGGTGGGGACGGTGAGCCTGGAGAAAATGGAGTTAGTGGAGATGGGTTGAAGAGTGACATTGTTGTACCTCGTGAGGAAGGAGGGGGTTCGGAGTTTGTTGAGCAAAACGAGGTAAAGAAGGAGGATGATGTGGAGGGGGAGATTGAGAACCATGTAGAGGAGAAAGGTGACGATGAGGTGGAGGGTGGTCATCATGGTGAGAGGGAGATTGAGGGTTTGGTTTCGGATGAGAAAATTGAGAGCTCTGGCGAGAAGGTTGAGGAGGTGGAGAATGTTGGTAGCCATGATGATGACGACGAAAGAGAGATTAATGGTTCGGTGTCGGATGGGAAAGGAGAAGAAGTTGAAGAAGTGGTATATGGAAGCAATGCTGCCGCCGCCAATAAGTTCTTGGAGGATTTGGAATTGCAGCAGCAATCACGGGCCAGTGGGAGTTCGCGGGACGAGGGAATTGATGGCCAGATTGTTACTGACTCAGATGAAGAGGAGACTGATGATGAAGGGGTTGGGAAAGAGCTGTTTGATACTGCTACATTGGCAGCACTTTTGAAGGCGGCGTCTGGTGGAGACCAAGATGGCGGCAGTATCACAATAACCTCTCAAGACGGATCGAGGCTATTCTCAGTTGAGCGCCCTGCTGGTTTGGGGTCATCTCTCCAGTCAGGTAAACCTGCCATGAGGCCAACTCGTCCAAATATTTTTAGTCCTTCAATTAGTAGAGCTAGTGCCGTCACTGATAGCAATTTGAGTGAAGAGGAGAAAAAGAAACTGAACAAATTGCAGGAGATTAGGGTGAAATACTTAAGACTTGTTCATAGGCTGGGTTTTACTACAGAAGAATCAATAGCAGCACAGGTGCTGTACCGGATGACACTTGTTGCAGGGAGGCAGAGTGGTCAAATGTTTAGCCTTGAGTCTGCAAAGGAGACTGCTACCCGGCTTGAAGCGGAGGGAAGAGATGATTTGGATTTTTCTGTGAATATACTTGTTCTTGGGAAAGCAGGTGTGGGCAAGAGTGctacaataaattcaattttcgGTGAGACAAAGACCTCCATTAATTCTTGTGGGCCTGCTACTACCGCTGTGACAGAAATTGTTGGGGTGGTTGATGGAGTGAAGATAAGGATTTTTGACACACCAGGCCTCAAGACTTCTGCATTTGAACAAAATTTCAATACAAAAGTCCTGTCTGCGGTGAAGAAACTGACTAAAAAATCCCCCCCTGATATTGTGCTCTATGTGGATCGCCTGGACCTGCAAACTAGAGATATGAATGATCTGCCGATGTTAAGATCAATTACTAGTGTCCTGGGTTCGTCAATATGGCGAAATGTTATAGTCACGCTGACCCATGCTGCCTCTGCTCCTCCAGATGGGCCTTCAGGTGCCCCTTTGAGTTATGATGTATTTGTTGCTCAAAGATCTCACATAGTTCAACAAACCATTGGGCAAGCTGTCGGAGACCTACGTCTCATGAATCCAAGTTTAATGAATCCAGTTTCTCTTGTTGAAAATCATCCTTCTTGTCGCAAAAATAGAGATGGTCAGAAGGTGCTTCCTAATGGTCAAAGTTGGAGACCTCTCTTGTTGCTCTTATGCTTCTCAATGAAGATTCTCTCTGAAGCTGGTAATGCTTCAAAAGCTCAAGAATCATTTGACCACCGGAGGCTATTTGGTTTCCGAACTCGCTCCCCACCACTTCCATACTTGTTATCTTGGTTATTACAGTCACGTACCTACCCAAAACTTCCTGCTGATCAGGGTGGGGCTGACAATGGTGATTCTGATACTGAAATGGCTGACTTATCTGATTCTGATCTAGATGAAGATGAGGATGAGTACGACCAGCTCCCACCATTTAAGCCTATGAAGAAATCACAGGTTGCTAAGCTTACTAAAGAACAGCAGAAAGCATATTTGGAGGAGTACGAGTATCGGGTGAAACTTCTTCAGAAAAAGCAATGGAGAGAGGAGTTGAGGAGGATGAGAGAGATGAAGAAAAGAGGTAATGCTAAAGTAGACAACTATGGTTACCCAGAAGAAGATGATCAAGAGAATGGAACTCCAGCTGCAGTGCCAGTTCCATTGCCGGATATGGCCTTGCCACCATCCTTTGACAGTGACAATCCAGCCTACAGGTACCGTTTCTTAGAGCCAACTTCCCAGCTCCTGACAAGGCCAGTCTTAGACAACCATGGCTGGGAccatgattgtggttatgacggTGTAAACATTGAGCATAGCCTAGCCATCATCAACAAATTCCCAACTGGTGTTACTGTTCAGATAACAAAGGATAAGAAAGATTTCAGCATCCACTTGGATTCCTCTGTTGCTGCAAAACTTGGAGAGAATGGATCAGCCATGGCAGGCTTTGACATTCAAAACATTGGAAAGCAGCTAGCTTACATTGTTAGAGGAGagacaaaattcaaaaatttcaaaagaaataaaacttcTGGTGGGGTGTCTGTGACATTTTTGGGCGAAAACGTATCTACTGGGGTGAAAATTGAGGATCAGATTGCTGTGGGGAAACGCTTGGTATTAGTCGGTAGCACAGGGATTGTGAAGTCACAAACTGATTCTGCTTGTGGTGCCAATCTTGAAGTGCGGCTCAGAGAGGCAGATTTTCCAATTGGCCAGGACCAGTCTTCACTGAGCCTTTCTCTGGTGAAGTGGAGGGGAGACCTGGCGTTGGGGGCCAATCTTCAGTCCCAATTTTCCCTGGGACGTAGTTATAAGATGGCTGTTCGTGCTGGATTGAACAACAAGCTCAGTGGACAGATCAGTGTGAGAACAAGCAGCTCAGACCAGCTTCAGATTGCCCTCGTTGCTATATATCCGATTGCCAAGGCTATCTACAAAAACTTCTGGCCTGGGGCTAGTGAGAATTATTCCATCTATTAG